The genomic interval tccaccaccattcacgactagatgtggcaggactgcagagcttagatctgatccgttggttgtgggatcgcttagctctatcacatgctgctgctgctgtttggatacgcaagtattcctgtgttgtagcttcaccaggctgacacctcagttttattttcttttattctttcttgggatgtgggcattgctggcaaggccagcatttgttcaccatccctaatcgcccttgaacggagtggcttgctcggccatttcagagggaagttaagagtcaaccacattgctgtgggtctggagtcacatgtgggccagaccaggtgaggacggcagatttccttccctgaagggcgctagtgaaccagatgggtttttacgacaatcgatagtttcatggcacccgttagcaagatgagctttcaattccagatgtttttATTAATcacttgaatttattaattgaatttaaattccacccagctggtatttgaacctgtgtccccagagctttagcctgggcctttggactAGTTGAGTGACATGACCACtaccccaccgcctcccctaagtatacctggtgctgctcaagGCAAGTTCCACATTGAACCGgggttgctctcctggcttgatggtaatggtagatgggtatatgccgggccatgaggttacagattgtggttgagtacaattctgctgctgctgatggcccacagcgcctcatggatgcccagttttgagctgctagatctgatcgAAATCTGCCCCGTTTAGcatggcggtagtgccacacaacatgatggtgggtaccctcagtgtgaagatgggacttcgcctccacaagggactgtgcggtggtcactcctaccaatactgtcatggacagatgcatctgcggcaggcagattggtgaggacgaggtcaagtggtttttctctcttggttcccttcccacctgccgcagacccagtctagcagctatgtcctttaggactcggccagctcggtcagtcgtggtgctaccgagccacctttggtgatggacattgaagtcccccacccagcatacattctgtgcccttgctaccctcagtgtttctgccagttgttcaacatggaggagtactgattcatcagctgagggaggggtgggggggtggcggtaggtggtaatcatcgggagatttccttgcccatgtttgacctgatgccatgagacttcatggcgtcaggagtcaatgttgaggattcccagggcaactccctcccaactgtataccactgtgctgccaactctggtgtatctatcctgccggtgggacaggacatacccggcgatagtgatggcagtgtctgggacatggtcagatacgattccgtgagtatgactgtcaggctgttgcttgactagcctgtgggacagctctcccaactttgacacaaacccccaggtgttagtaaggaggactttacagggtcgacagggctgagtttgctgttgtagcagtttggtacaactgagtgccttgttcggccatttgagggaggcagtcaagagtcagccacattgctgtaggccagaccaagtaaggaaggcagatttcattCCTAAAGGACagtgattcctgagatgagagggtcgACCTCTGGTAGATTGAGTCGAAGGTGCTGtgctccctggagtttagaagaatgagaggtgaccacaTTAAAACGTAAGacactgagagggcttgacagggaagatgctgatGGGAGGTTCCCACTTGAAGGGGAATCTAGCACAGGGGCCACAGTCGCAGGACGAGAAGTcaactatttaggactgagatgagaaatttgttcactcaaaagggttgtgaatcgttggaattctcttccccagaggtttgtggatgctccgtcgttgaatgcatttaagactgggattgatagatttttgggcacagagggaatcgagggataagggaagcgggcgggaaagtggagttgaggtcgaaggtCAACCATGataattaaatggcggagcaggctcgaggggccacgtGGCCTACTCCTACTACTTATCGCCCCTTTCTTCTGAGCCGATGAGGGAAGCTGTCCTGAGGCATCGCTGCCTGTCGGTCTGACCTCCCTGtgtgttttttcttcctttcagacacTGACCGGGAAGGAGATTGAAATCGATATCGAGCCCACTGATAAGGTGAGATCCGCATCCGGCTCGTCCTTGTCTCACTCGGCACATTTCCCAACTTGTGTGCCTCTGTGCTTAGGTTGTCCGGCCCGTGCGTGCTTTCAATTTGTTTTTGTCACGCACCAATCTGTTGGAGTGTGCTGGAACGTTGATGATGCCGGTGTTATGACCTCTATGAGTCCGTTGTAGTTAAGCTACAAGATACGAACCCCCAGGCCAGTTTAAAGAATTACACGACCCGATTTCACATTTTAAGGCTTTCATTATAAAAAAAACTAAACTGCAAGAaattcccattaactaaatagaCTTTATAAGTAGCTGATGCCCCAAATTATAAAGAAAAGTATtttcttattaaaatacttgaaaacctcacaccccaCCTGCAAGTTACatagtcctctttgatggtgaaatccttcctcctcctcctcccagtagcaatgggtcGGATCTCCTAGAATTTTCCCAAAGTCAATGTTCTCCTTGCTCACTTCTCTGAGTACTTTCGAGCTGGGCGTccgtgaataaggcaattcctgtgatcctgctggtcttttaCTTGTCCGCAAACTTCAACTTtcgaaacaggttcaagtctttgcaaccTTGTGCTCTcagttctttttctctcccttgaaGCTGCCGCCGcttgtttcctttttttttttacagccgGTCTGCCTTCGGAAAGTCTGTCAAATTTATCTAGAATCAAAAGCCAATAGCTCCTTGTCTTTTTCTAATATTCATAGTCCAGAAGTCTGGCTTCAGCAGAGCCATCTGGGCTTTACAGTGTTTCCAGGCGTTAGCAGCTGCCGTGCacgtttgcatcctcagaatcactgactccttgcttACGATCCGCAAGTCTGGGAGCGTGAAATCCATTGTTCAGGTGTTGTACCCCAGCAgtctctgtttttttttgtaaaagaagaGTCTTTGACctgtgttgtcctggtaaccaagatttctgtctcgtCTTCAAGCAGAGttggtgaggtcacctgacttctctgactcaagcttttaaaagttgtttttttaaaaaaaaaaatcatgttacaAATCCAGTGTTCATAAACATTGGGGCTCGCGTTTCGTAACGCGTCAGTATTAAGAGTCGCTCCTGTCCGATGTGGATCTGGTGTTGTTTCCACCCTTTAGGTGGAGCGAATAAAAGAGCGAGTGGAGGAAAAAGAGGGAATCCCCCCGCAGCAGCAGCGCCTCATCTACAGCGGGAAACAGATGTGAGTATCAGGCAGCGgaggggtggatagtgagagcctgtaTTTACATGGTGCCTTtctggacgtcccaaagcgctttacaaccaattgaGTActccttttgaagtgtcatcactgttgtaatgtgtaaGACTCTTATAAatggggtctcacttccctcttaAGGTCCTGCCCCCGTACTGAGAATCGATCGCACGAAACAGACTTTGGGTActatttccactttatgtggaacacctttattaactcaccaagcaatagtatatacttacaacaccagtcgCTCAGTAGGCACGCGTACAGGAGCTCATTCCCAGGTGGTCAGATCCACTGAGCAACTTCTCCCGCGTGACTTCCTGTGACTGGTCAAGTCATGCTTCCTGGCTGCAGCGTCAATgttccttgtgagctgtggcttcatacccctttctgaccctggtccctcgacATACAAGGTAaggttttgaattgggtcatccgattgggtttcagtgccttatcaatcccaccctggctatgcaggaccacctgcatgtggtcatacccTGCTCCCAGCAGGGTGGGGTCTTGggtgcataccagcaatggatgtgatttctgcatcttgataaggcaagaaggaaaccccACACATTTCAAAAGGCCAATGTCCATGAGTGTGGTTATAGACAAGCTGTTCGATGTTGTAACAacccaggctaccacatcagtggcatgtcctgatTTGTCTGTCTGTGTATGCGGGGGTCCCTGTTCAGTTTACATTCCCGGGCATGTCAGCCCTGCATTGTAGGggctcgagcctctggagtgttgggggttttgtgtgtggggggtggggggggactcaAACCTGTGACCTTCTGAGATCCAGGGTTGGctggggggggggcagtggtgtgGGGGGGAAGGTGCGGTGGTTGGTAACAGGACAACGTTTTCAAGCCATGTCACTCctgccctctctttttccccccccccaggaACGATGAGAAGACAGCGGCAGACTACAAGATTCAGGGAGGCTCCGTGCTACATCTGGTGCTGGCTTTGAGGGGAGGAGCTCGGTGATTGAACACAGACCTCAAGTCGGGAAAagagaggggtgttggggtgggggggggaggaggggaggggtgggtcTTACCCCTCAAATGCATGGAACTTTACAGACCCCGACACCCATCCGTGTGCCCCCTTCTCTTTCCTCCCCCATCCCCCCAAAGTAGATACCAACCCCTCTCGGTTCTGCCTCTCCCTCACCCCTACCGATAATTAGCGCCCACCGGAATGAGCAGTTCGCTATTTGCATTACATTCGGTTTTGTTTTTTTAATTAAGGTGTATCAATGCTTAATTCCTTTCATGTTTGTTCCCCGCCGCCTCTCGCTGAGAGACTGGGTGCACCTCTGGTCCTCCAGTTCGGTTGTTTCTGACCTTGTTGAGTGAAAGGCTCAGAGCTCACGgaccagatggagacagagaaataaaCAATTAAACTGACTGAATTTCGCTTCCTTGACATCTGTCTCGTGTGTGGAGCTTTGTTTTTCTCTTCCACCTCTCCCTTTTATTtttgggagggggaaggtgggCAGACATGACTAACTTAGCGGCGaggggaggccgttcagccccatgAGCCTGTACCGTCATTCAAtcggatcgtggctgatctgttcctGAACTCCCATCTACCCACCCTGATGCCGTAACCTTTAACCCCCTTGCCTACCGAAAGAACTTTCGATCTCAGTTTTTTTTGAGGcgagatttccactagcctttgtgtgaagaagtgtttcctgacatcacccctgaacagcccagCTCTCAATTTAAGGTTCCGCGCCCTTGTTCTAGAttttcccccatcagaggaaatagttttcactttctctctttctacATATACCCTATTGAATCCTCTAACCCTCTTTAAcatctcgattagatcacccccttaatccTCCATAATCGAGGGCGTACGGGCCCAGTCGGGGAGACCTCCTCGTAAAGCAACCCTTTTCGGCCTGGCATAATTCTCGTGAATCTGCACTACACCCgcctcctgaggtgtggtgcccggaACTAGACGCCATTCTCCATTTGCGGTCTCAGCAGAGTTTAAAGATCAGCACATTAGTCATGGAAGTTCTTACTATTCAGGCTCCCTAATAAGCCCAGGTGAGCCCAGTCTGTTGACACGGGAGTAAACCTGGGAGACATGAATCCGATAAGTTAGGTCGATATGACTTTTACTGTTGGCAGCTTTTTCTTCCCAGCTTTTCTTGGacgacaccacctgcaagttcccctccaagccacacaccatcctgacttggaactatatcgccgttccttcactgtcgctgggtcaaaatcctggcactccctaacggcacggtgggtgtacctgctccacatggactgcagcggttcaaggaggcagcgcaccaccacctcaagggcaatgagagacgggcaataaatgctggctcagccaacgacgcccacatcccatgagagaattaaaaaaaacattgggCGAAACTTTTTTTATTTAAACCGAGGCCCAACTTGTTGAGTTCTGGGTGGTGGGGGAAGGATTTGGAGGTGGATTGGAGAGCCAGTCATTGGCCGTTTTGTTACCTATTGCGTGACACCAGTTTGCACTCCCAGACTTTCCCTAGATTCTCCTTAGCGTTTGCTTAATGCAAAATCCTTGTCTTTCGCACCCCATGCAACAGAAGTGGGGCTgtatgttgattgcacaatgttcaccattcgcgcttcctcagatactgaagcagtccatgtccagatgtcgcaagacctggacaagatccaggcttggactgataagtggcaagtaacatttgcgccacacaagtgccaggcaatgaccatctccaacaagagagaatctaaccatctccccttgacgttcagtggcattaccatcactggatcccccactatcaacatcctgggggggggttaccattgaccagaaactgaactggagcagccacataaatactgtggctacaagagcaggtcagaggctgggaattctgcggcgagtaactcacctcctgtctccccaaagcccgtccaccatcgacaaggcacaagtcaggagtgtgatggaatactgtccgcttgcctggatgggtgcagctccaacaacactcaagaagctcgacaccatccaggacaaagcggcctgcttgattggcacaccatccacaaacattcactccctccatcaccgacgcacagtgacagcagtatgtactatctacaagatgcactgcagcaacgcaccaaggctccttcgacagcaccttccaaacctgcgacctctaacacctagaaggacaagggcagcagatgcatgggaacaccaccacctgcaagttcccctccaagtcacaccatcctgacttggatctgtatcgccgttccttcactgtggctgggtcaaaatcctggaattcccttcctaacagcactgtggatgtacctacaccccaaggactgcagtggttcacgaaggcagctcaccaccaccttctcaagggcaattagggcctagtcagcgatgcccacaaccccaaaagaatgttttaaaaattgaggcatttGAACATGATAAACTttcggatggagttgtttctggacTGAGAGTGagggcaggggtgatgggtga from Heterodontus francisci isolate sHetFra1 unplaced genomic scaffold, sHetFra1.hap1 HAP1_SCAFFOLD_638, whole genome shotgun sequence carries:
- the LOC137360069 gene encoding NEDD8-like, giving the protein TLTGKEIEIDIEPTDKVERIKERVEEKEGIPPQQQRLIYSGKQMNDEKTAADYKIQGGSVLHLVLALRGGAR